Proteins encoded by one window of Desulfovibrio ferrophilus:
- a CDS encoding amino acid ABC transporter permease, with the protein MEEYWLFASERIVPGLNAALLVSAKLIVPSALYGMLLGVITGVLRVYGFRWVRRVADLYVALFRGTPLVVQLYFWYFALPYIVIGGHRIVLDAMEASILGFALCSAAYQSEYIRGGLLSIRSGQFKAAKALGMTPLQTVLHVVLPQAVRRSMPGIGNEIIYLVKYSSLASIITVEELMGAARSIAKSTWRPVEAYGTVAIYYLLLVTIAMWLLRWAEDYFSIPGFERSKED; encoded by the coding sequence ATGGAAGAGTATTGGCTGTTTGCATCCGAGCGCATTGTCCCGGGGCTGAATGCAGCCCTGCTCGTCAGTGCCAAGCTGATTGTGCCCTCGGCCCTGTACGGGATGCTGCTGGGCGTGATTACCGGTGTGCTCAGGGTCTACGGGTTCCGCTGGGTTCGGCGTGTAGCCGACCTCTATGTAGCCCTGTTCCGTGGAACCCCGTTGGTTGTGCAGCTCTACTTCTGGTATTTCGCTTTGCCGTATATCGTCATCGGCGGACATCGCATCGTGCTGGACGCCATGGAGGCATCCATCCTCGGGTTTGCCCTGTGCAGTGCGGCCTACCAGTCCGAATACATCCGCGGTGGATTGCTCTCCATCCGATCGGGCCAGTTCAAGGCCGCCAAGGCCCTGGGCATGACCCCCTTGCAGACCGTGTTGCACGTGGTCCTGCCACAGGCCGTGCGCCGCTCCATGCCCGGCATCGGCAACGAGATCATCTACCTGGTCAAATACTCTTCCCTGGCTTCCATCATCACCGTGGAAGAGCTGATGGGCGCGGCCCGCAGCATTGCCAAGTCCACCTGGCGGCCCGTGGAAGCCTACGGCACGGTTGCCATCTACTATCTGCTTCTGGTCACCATCGCCATGTGGCTGCTCAGATGGGCTGAGGACTACTTCTCGATCCCCGGCTTTGAAAGGTCGAAGGAAGACTAG
- a CDS encoding FAD-binding oxidoreductase gives MSDLPKYTALTPDIIERIRQAVGPDAVDLSPEALDEAARDASTEVHAPVAIVRVTTVDQIQALLKLANELNFPVTPRGAGTGLAGGALAVDGGVVLALAGMNRILSVDEKNLIAVVESGVIVADLQAAARAKGLSYPPDPASLDTATIGGTAATNAGGPACVKYGVTKHYVLGLEAVLPTGELVGAGTATRKGVVGYDLAQLLVGSEGTLGVITKLILKLIPLPEETCSQVAVFADLETAMGAVSAIMAGGVTPSAVEFLDSRCLHLVGDLLPFGDLPPAGALLLVETDGAKGAARAEMERVGAICSEQGALHLLPAGDEAQRQELWGVRRQVSLRIHDSAPIYVPEDVVLPLASIAEFVGRLPELAECHGLTIYAFGHSGDGNIHINVTAGEGQEASVEACVLELLKLVLTMGGTMSGEHGIGVAKKRFLPLELSAPSMRVQRDLKRVFDPKGILNPGKLFS, from the coding sequence GTGTCTGACCTTCCGAAATATACTGCCCTGACTCCCGATATTATCGAGCGCATCCGCCAGGCCGTTGGCCCCGACGCCGTGGACCTGAGCCCCGAGGCTCTGGATGAGGCCGCTCGCGATGCCTCTACCGAAGTTCATGCTCCCGTCGCCATTGTCCGCGTGACCACGGTCGATCAAATTCAGGCTTTGTTGAAGTTGGCCAACGAATTGAATTTCCCCGTGACTCCGCGGGGAGCGGGCACCGGCCTGGCTGGTGGCGCGTTGGCCGTGGATGGCGGGGTGGTTCTGGCCCTGGCTGGCATGAACCGCATCCTGTCCGTTGACGAGAAGAATCTCATCGCCGTGGTTGAGTCCGGGGTGATCGTGGCGGACCTGCAGGCTGCGGCCCGGGCCAAGGGCCTGTCATATCCGCCGGACCCGGCCAGTCTGGACACCGCAACAATCGGCGGCACCGCCGCAACCAACGCGGGCGGACCGGCTTGTGTCAAATACGGAGTCACCAAGCACTATGTTTTGGGTCTTGAAGCCGTGCTGCCCACGGGTGAGCTTGTGGGAGCGGGTACGGCCACGCGCAAGGGTGTGGTTGGCTATGATCTGGCGCAGCTGCTCGTCGGTTCCGAGGGCACTCTGGGCGTGATCACCAAGCTCATCCTGAAGCTCATCCCCTTGCCCGAGGAGACCTGCTCGCAGGTGGCGGTTTTTGCGGACCTTGAAACGGCCATGGGCGCCGTGTCCGCCATCATGGCGGGCGGGGTGACTCCCTCTGCCGTGGAGTTTCTTGATAGTCGCTGTCTGCATCTGGTGGGTGATCTGTTACCCTTCGGCGACTTGCCGCCCGCCGGGGCGCTGCTGCTGGTGGAAACCGATGGAGCCAAGGGGGCGGCCCGGGCCGAGATGGAACGGGTGGGGGCCATTTGCAGTGAGCAGGGTGCCCTGCATCTGCTGCCCGCCGGGGATGAGGCTCAGCGTCAGGAGTTGTGGGGTGTGCGGCGTCAGGTCTCGCTCCGTATTCACGACAGCGCCCCAATCTATGTTCCCGAAGATGTGGTTCTGCCCCTGGCTTCCATTGCTGAATTCGTGGGACGCCTGCCCGAGTTGGCAGAGTGCCACGGCCTGACCATCTATGCCTTCGGTCATTCCGGGGACGGCAACATCCATATCAACGTCACTGCTGGCGAGGGCCAGGAAGCCTCGGTGGAGGCCTGCGTACTGGAACTGCTGAAGCTGGTGCTGACCATGGGCGGGACCATGAGTGGCGAGCATGGCATTGGCGTGGCCAAGAAACGTTTTCTGCCCCTGGAGTTATCCGCGCCTTCCATGCGTGTTCAACGTGATCTGAAGCGAGTCTTCGATCCCAAGGGTATACTCAACCCCGGAAAACTTTTCAGTTAG
- a CDS encoding pyridoxal phosphate-dependent aminotransferase encodes MPSISRRVQAIKISDTKLMPMIAAKVGGCVSLGQGVPSFATPEHVVDAVCSALRQDSAAGKYTLQPGLPALREAVAELLGSEKGVQADPETEIVITVGAMEALLAAILTLVERGDEVLIPSPYYASHVEQILLAEGVPVPVPLRSEDWGLDLEAMERAVTSRTKAVLLCNPSNPTGAVYPDADLKALAALCERHGLFVITDETYDSLTFDSPMPMSLASLPELAGRVILVNSFSKRFALTGWRVGYAYAAKPLMDEMLKVHDCTAICAPAPSQAAALAALTGPQDIFVQMGASLKARRELACARLDELRDHFSYVRPGGAFYIMARYLFSSESSREMAQRMIREARVVTIPGGAFGPEGDGHLRLSYGASEKEINEAFDRIQSWVLL; translated from the coding sequence ATGCCTTCCATCAGTCGTCGCGTGCAGGCCATCAAGATTTCGGACACCAAGCTCATGCCCATGATCGCCGCCAAGGTGGGCGGTTGTGTTTCTCTGGGGCAGGGCGTGCCGTCCTTTGCCACCCCGGAACACGTGGTGGACGCAGTGTGTTCCGCCCTGCGTCAGGACTCTGCCGCTGGCAAGTATACCTTGCAGCCGGGGCTGCCTGCCCTGCGCGAGGCCGTGGCCGAACTGCTGGGCAGCGAGAAGGGCGTGCAGGCTGACCCCGAGACCGAGATCGTGATCACCGTGGGAGCCATGGAAGCCCTGTTGGCTGCGATTCTGACCCTGGTGGAGCGCGGTGACGAGGTGCTGATCCCCTCGCCGTACTACGCTTCGCATGTGGAGCAGATTCTGTTGGCCGAAGGTGTTCCCGTGCCTGTTCCCCTGCGCTCCGAGGACTGGGGGCTGGACCTGGAAGCCATGGAGCGCGCCGTGACATCGCGCACCAAGGCCGTACTGCTCTGCAATCCGTCCAACCCTACGGGCGCGGTCTATCCCGATGCGGACCTTAAGGCTCTGGCAGCGCTGTGCGAGCGCCACGGCCTGTTCGTGATTACGGACGAGACCTATGATTCCCTGACCTTTGACAGCCCCATGCCCATGAGTCTGGCCTCGTTGCCGGAACTGGCCGGGCGGGTGATTTTGGTCAACAGCTTTTCCAAGCGTTTTGCCCTGACGGGGTGGCGTGTGGGCTATGCCTATGCCGCCAAGCCGTTGATGGATGAGATGCTCAAGGTCCATGATTGCACAGCCATCTGCGCCCCGGCACCTTCGCAGGCGGCGGCCCTGGCTGCATTAACGGGGCCGCAGGATATTTTTGTTCAGATGGGTGCGTCCTTGAAGGCGCGTCGTGAGCTGGCCTGTGCCCGGTTGGATGAGTTGAGAGACCATTTTTCGTATGTCCGTCCCGGCGGAGCCTTTTATATAATGGCTCGTTATCTTTTCTCATCCGAGTCTTCTCGCGAGATGGCCCAGCGCATGATCCGCGAGGCTCGCGTGGTCACCATTCCCGGCGGGGCTTTCGGACCCGAGGGCGATGGTCATCTCCGGCTGTCGTACGGTGCGAGCGAGAAAGAGATCAATGAAGCCTTTGACCGTATCCAGAGCTGGGTGTTATTGTAA
- a CDS encoding response regulator yields MFRNKGATYLLNILIVDDSDSLRFILKAFFKNIGHCQEAVNGRQAVARVKAALDKGERFDVILMDIMMPELDGLDATKAIVALFEERDVPKQDRPKVIMLTCLNDPKHMIEAQYQCGACSYITKPFEREILFETFANLGLMPNPLDGEDDEG; encoded by the coding sequence GTGTTCAGGAACAAAGGAGCCACGTATTTGCTCAATATTCTGATTGTTGACGACAGTGATTCCCTGCGGTTCATCCTCAAGGCTTTTTTTAAGAATATCGGTCATTGCCAGGAAGCGGTCAACGGTCGTCAGGCTGTGGCTCGTGTCAAAGCAGCTCTGGACAAAGGCGAGCGGTTCGATGTGATCCTGATGGATATCATGATGCCTGAGTTGGACGGGTTGGATGCGACCAAGGCCATTGTTGCCTTGTTCGAGGAACGAGATGTGCCCAAGCAGGATCGCCCCAAGGTCATCATGCTGACTTGTCTGAACGATCCCAAGCACATGATCGAAGCCCAGTATCAGTGCGGAGCCTGTTCCTACATCACCAAGCCCTTTGAGCGTGAAATCCTGTTTGAGACCTTTGCCAATCTTGGCCTGATGCCCAATCCCCTGGACGGGGAGGACGACGAAGGCTGA
- a CDS encoding chemotaxis protein CheD: MHKVIDEYPGIQHISLGVGEGVIAGKPTAVSTVLGSCVAVTFHDPVRRLGAVFHALLPNWGDYPNSKNPGEFKYVDAAIQHFANAMYLQGSSRANVVCKVFGGANAMFKEQFGVGQRNVLTAFKTLEGERLRVVASDVGGNRGRKLIFITHTGEVFMKRLRTQQLSS; this comes from the coding sequence ATGCATAAAGTCATCGATGAGTATCCCGGGATTCAGCACATTTCGCTGGGTGTTGGAGAAGGTGTCATAGCTGGCAAACCGACGGCCGTATCCACGGTGCTGGGGTCTTGTGTAGCGGTGACCTTTCATGATCCCGTGCGCCGCTTGGGCGCTGTTTTCCATGCGCTTCTGCCCAATTGGGGGGACTACCCCAACAGCAAGAATCCGGGCGAGTTCAAGTATGTGGACGCCGCCATCCAGCACTTTGCCAATGCCATGTATCTTCAGGGATCCAGCCGGGCCAATGTGGTCTGTAAGGTTTTTGGCGGGGCCAATGCCATGTTCAAGGAACAGTTCGGGGTGGGCCAGCGCAACGTGTTGACGGCTTTCAAGACTCTGGAAGGCGAGCGCCTGCGGGTGGTGGCTTCGGATGTGGGCGGAAACCGTGGTCGTAAGTTGATCTTCATCACCCATACGGGTGAGGTGTTCATGAAGCGCCTGCGTACCCAGCAACTCTCCAGCTAG
- a CDS encoding type IA DNA topoisomerase, producing MSKTLIIAEKPSVAREIAKVLGLRPSRADGHIADGDTMVTWAIGHLVNIAEPEEQDPAWAGRWSMKQLPMIPLRFKLGILPGTQKQFSIVKGLIGRDDVSEIINATDAGREGELIFRRIAVMAGCAKPVKRLWANDMTEQGLKKALAKTVPDEQKRNLGLAAFARAEADWLIGMNFSRLFTLKDHSLITVGRVQTPVLKLIVDRRREIEQFTPKDYWTIEAVLAKNEDTFKAIWHAPPEYTQTRIDSEDEASAVFDVCTGKDGKVESVKSASRQQKPPLPFDLTTLQREANSRHGFSAKDTLTIAQALYEQKKVITYPRTDSRYLTRELFKEALGHLRATYKVFPEISAAAADRIKNGKHRFECVNDKKVSDHHAIIPTAKPASKDALSGDEWKIYEMVARRFCAAFMPPAKFSASTIWAVIEEHKFKATGKVFKDRGWLEAEPWRTAADNPLPSLRKGSEVKALDLSSKKHQTKPPAHFTDASLLAAMETAGKLVDDEELREAMKERGLGTPATRAQIIETLLSRKYIEKEKKKLIASDLGCHAVDLIESFLPHLVSPQMTGDWEKRLKDIEQGEDTYPAFMQDIRTSVQNGVQLVRNHRAFDENGFPLPPPGQKPANPKAAPSRATQAASRRYDRDGFPIGDAPPKGNGQQQTPGTTGSSAASAPHPQGLSTGSANTSSQVNGSTPPLDRDGFPRDAKAVKKPSGEPLGVCPLCGKEVFEQPKAFDCSGRDDDSCTLRIKKSLFGGKVREAMARDLLSTGRTYKRARFVSKAGKKFNAFLKLDDKGKVDLLFE from the coding sequence GCGCCGATGGGCATATCGCCGATGGCGACACTATGGTCACCTGGGCCATTGGCCATCTGGTGAACATCGCCGAACCCGAAGAGCAGGACCCGGCCTGGGCCGGGCGCTGGAGCATGAAGCAGCTGCCCATGATTCCCCTGCGCTTCAAACTTGGTATCCTGCCCGGCACGCAAAAACAGTTTTCCATCGTCAAGGGCCTCATCGGCCGTGACGACGTCAGCGAGATCATAAACGCCACTGACGCAGGACGCGAAGGCGAACTGATCTTCCGACGCATTGCGGTCATGGCGGGCTGCGCCAAACCGGTCAAACGCCTTTGGGCCAACGACATGACCGAGCAGGGCCTGAAAAAGGCCCTGGCCAAGACCGTGCCCGACGAACAGAAGCGCAACCTCGGGTTGGCCGCCTTTGCCCGGGCCGAGGCCGACTGGCTGATCGGTATGAACTTCTCGCGCCTGTTCACCCTGAAGGACCACTCCCTGATCACTGTAGGCCGCGTGCAAACGCCGGTGCTCAAGCTGATTGTGGACCGCCGACGCGAAATCGAACAATTCACGCCCAAGGATTACTGGACCATCGAGGCCGTACTCGCCAAGAACGAGGATACGTTCAAGGCCATCTGGCATGCGCCCCCCGAATACACGCAGACGCGCATCGACTCCGAGGACGAAGCAAGTGCCGTGTTCGATGTCTGCACGGGCAAGGACGGCAAGGTCGAAAGCGTCAAAAGCGCAAGCCGCCAGCAGAAACCGCCCCTGCCCTTTGACCTGACCACCCTGCAGCGCGAAGCCAACTCGCGCCACGGATTCTCGGCCAAGGACACACTGACCATTGCCCAGGCCCTGTACGAACAGAAGAAGGTCATCACCTACCCGCGTACGGATTCGCGCTACCTGACCCGGGAACTGTTCAAAGAAGCCCTGGGGCATTTGCGCGCCACCTACAAGGTCTTCCCCGAAATTTCCGCTGCCGCTGCCGACCGCATCAAGAATGGCAAACACCGCTTTGAATGCGTCAACGACAAGAAGGTCAGCGATCACCACGCCATCATCCCCACGGCCAAGCCCGCCAGCAAGGACGCCCTGTCCGGGGATGAGTGGAAGATTTACGAGATGGTGGCCCGCCGCTTCTGTGCGGCCTTCATGCCCCCGGCCAAGTTCTCGGCGTCCACAATCTGGGCCGTGATCGAGGAGCACAAGTTCAAGGCCACGGGCAAGGTCTTCAAAGACCGCGGCTGGCTGGAGGCCGAGCCCTGGCGCACAGCTGCCGACAACCCTCTGCCCAGCCTGCGCAAGGGCAGCGAGGTCAAGGCCCTGGACCTCTCCAGCAAAAAGCACCAGACCAAGCCTCCGGCCCACTTCACCGACGCCTCGCTGCTGGCCGCCATGGAAACTGCAGGCAAGCTGGTGGATGACGAGGAACTGCGCGAGGCCATGAAGGAACGTGGCCTGGGCACCCCGGCCACCCGCGCTCAGATCATCGAGACCCTGCTCTCGCGCAAGTACATAGAAAAGGAAAAGAAAAAGCTCATTGCCTCGGACCTCGGCTGCCACGCCGTGGACCTCATCGAATCCTTCCTGCCGCATCTGGTCTCGCCACAGATGACCGGAGACTGGGAAAAACGCTTGAAAGACATCGAACAGGGTGAAGACACCTATCCGGCCTTCATGCAGGACATCCGGACCTCGGTCCAAAATGGCGTTCAACTGGTGCGCAACCACCGGGCCTTTGATGAAAACGGCTTTCCCCTACCCCCGCCGGGCCAGAAACCTGCCAACCCAAAAGCTGCTCCCTCGCGTGCGACTCAGGCCGCATCGCGCCGCTATGATCGTGACGGCTTCCCCATCGGAGACGCCCCGCCCAAGGGCAACGGACAGCAGCAGACACCTGGTACAACGGGCAGCAGCGCCGCGTCCGCTCCACACCCTCAGGGTCTGTCCACGGGCTCTGCGAACACCAGCAGTCAGGTCAATGGATCAACACCACCATTGGACCGCGACGGCTTCCCTCGTGATGCAAAAGCCGTCAAAAAGCCCTCGGGCGAGCCTCTCGGCGTCTGCCCGCTCTGCGGTAAAGAGGTCTTTGAACAGCCCAAGGCATTTGATTGCTCGGGTCGCGATGACGATTCGTGCACCCTGCGCATCAAGAAATCCCTGTTCGGCGGCAAAGTGCGCGAAGCCATGGCCCGCGACCTGCTTTCCACGGGCCGCACCTACAAGCGCGCCCGATTCGTGTCCAAGGCAGGCAAGAAATTCAATGCCTTCCTGAAGCTCGATGACAAGGGCAAGGTTGATCTGCTGTTCGAATAG